A segment of the Diachasmimorpha longicaudata isolate KC_UGA_2023 chromosome 5, iyDiaLong2, whole genome shotgun sequence genome:
AGCTCCACATTGTAGGGTCCATAGGGCCATCTTACAGATTTTCCGAGAAGTAGTTTCAGGTCTCGAATTATAAACTTTTACAATACATGTGAAGAacgtcgaaaaaaaatcaattgaaaaattccaactGCATTTTCAGCCTGAAAACGAGaatcaattaaacaattatccTTTTCCCTAAAAATTCGGAGTCCTTTGCtacaaaaaattctttttgtaGGGCACACTTTGTTCTataaaaaagtttttcaaagaaaatttttatttcctttcatttacgCTTCACCGATCGAAATTTATGATTCGCTGAACTTTGCCAAAAGACTTGTACGTCATTTTAATACTCTATTACTGATGTTAAATTTGAATTACGTTCTTATCAaagtgatttttgaatttaccGCCAGCTACACTCAATGCGGTCTAGTTCCTTATGGCCAACGACAAAACAAAACTGGTGTAGGAACTTTTTGAATCGAGGTTTGGCTCCGCCAGTCTCTGAAGTCTGTTGACGTTGATAATAACCTAACCAACAACAGTACCGGAGTTCTTAATTGaaggtttattattaatatttgcgtataaatattgaattgcgCATTGTGAAAAGTTGTATTTGCAAAATGTTTGTAAAACCGCAAACACTCTCGTTGATCTTTCGGCGGATGTCGACTATTACCAAAGATATTGAGAATCTAATTAAAGTAAGTTAATACCCGTATTTTTAATCGATTCATCAACGAACCTGTGTTTTAttattgtaaaatttatttctaattaCAGCATAACAAAGTTGTTGTATTCATGAAAGGAGTACCTGAGGCGCCCAGATGTGGTTTCAGCAATGCTGTTGTTCAAATTTTTAGAATGCATGGTGTCAAATACGATGCACACGATGTGCTTGCTAATGAGGATCTCAGACAAGgtaaacaaaacaaaataatgatTAACGAACCACTGGAGATTGTCTAGTGTTAAAACGGTAATGTTCACCAAGAGGttagaatttgatgaattgtttaaatgtgGCATTTGAAGGGGAAATAAATCAGGAGTAAATGACAATAAACTGATGAAAAAGTGAGATCAGTGACTTCAGTGatttatctcattttaccacttcgctacttaATAACTATTCAAACAAATTCATCCTCGTGCATATTCAGAAATTAATAATGATCCTTCTCAATGCCGCTAATCAAACAAATACCTCATTTATTTGTCCTGATGACTATCAAATTGTTTCGTCAACATTATGTTACAGTTAGTCAACTACTTGTATTAGTGATGGCCAACTGTATTTcacgataaattaaattttcttgcgTTCCAAATgttcattaacaaaaaaatgagaaaattgcattattatccatttatattatttatattattaccCATTTCCGCTCATAGCAAGCATTGATCAGAATCTTATTGGCTATAAAACTATCTTTCAATCGATTCTACTGAAAGTTTACATTTGCGACAATCACctgatcaataaaaatcacgaaaattttattactccAATAGGTGTCAAGGAGTTTTCGAATTGGCCTACGATACCCCAAGTATTCATGAACGGTGAATTCGTCGGGGGTTGTGATATTCTACTTCAAATGCATCAGAATGGTGAGCTCATCGAAGAGCTTAAGAAAATAGGAATTACAAGCGCTCTGTTAcaagaagagaaaaatgaatccTCTAATAAACCTGACAAATGAAACACGACTGCTCTGTATAGATAATTCTATTTAATAGTTATTTTTTGTTACCAATAATAAACGTTTGAGTTTGAAAATTGTGTTTAGTctgtataattatttttcatttctaaataaaaatcttaTATTTGGCTGATTCCCTGAATTTCTAATTTTGACGACACATCACCTATATCCTTATCGAATGTGAACAAATGATGTTTTCGTCTTACAAAACTAGAAAGAATCTTCTATGTGGAGACATCGAAATTTCTTTCTGGGTCCATTGGAAAAATCCGAGAACTTTCTGCATTCCTTTCCCCGCTCACTTCTGTGAAGGTCGAACTTATCAACAGTATTAAGTCTGATGTGGTTGTACTGAGGACGCATCACGCGATCCTGCGATTTACCTTCCCTCTTCCTTACCATCGCTGCATATAACCAaactgcacttcttccctgATCCCCCGCCCCCTTCGCACGACTTTTTCGCAATATCATATTATTAATAGGGTTATTATTATCGAGCTTATGTATGAAAATGTATTCGTCTCTTGTTATCTTTTCGGAGTGATATTTATCAACTCCATGAACCTTTCTCAGCCGTGAATAACAACCACAAATGCATGAGGGCACTTTTAGAATTCGCGTGCTTTCTCTATCTCTGCGAACATATTTCTATGTATATAATGTGAAGAAACCTTGATCTAGATTTATATGTTAATAATTTTAGGAATTAAAAGGCACATTATGATAATGGAGATATTTAAATTCGTATAATAATgacatatttataaataaatcttaTGAGTTATGATTTTTAAGAAGGACGTGACGAATTAACTGGAGCAAAATGGACTTACAGGATTTTTTTAGGAAAAGATATTACCAGATCCTTTTCGTACTCGATCAGGTCAACAGGATTTCTGCTTAGATCATTCAGTTGACCATTGTGATAGTGAAATATTTAGAGGATCAAAAGGATTATGTTCTCCTGGTGCTAATTGACCAAAGAAAGTCTGACTAAAATTGCAAAGATATTGATGGAATGAATTAGGAAAAACAATAGAGTGACGTAAAGGTTATTTAAgaggaaatgaaattattgatgattttttttgcgagTTCCATTGttttaatatttcaacaaGTTGGGAAACCCATAGAGTGAGGAACAATAAAGAATGAACTCTATAGAGAGGCAAAATATAGATTTTGGTCAATGGGAGAATATACGAAGGACCAGCGTCCAATGAAGAAACATCTTAATTTAAACGAATTTCTCGTAGACTCTGAGCATAATTGGCGGAATAAGAGTCTTCAATTCGATGGCCCATCCGATTAACGGTTCAAGCACAAGGCCTCAGGTGGTGGATGAGGATAGCGTGCTTTGAGGATGTCTATGCTATAAAGAACCCAAGTTATACGACAGATCGGTGGCTTCGTCCAAGTATATCGAGAGCTTAAAGGAGATTTTACAATCAGCTTAGCGTTGAGTAATGGCGGCACttggaattattgaaaaattgtaagtATCTTGTCAAGCTTGGGCTGCATCCATTGTGGCACCTATTTTAATGATGAGAACAGCATTTAACCAATTTATTTGTAATTGTTTTTTGACCAGATTCACATTGAAATATTCTATCCGTGAGGAGGTATACATATATTACATTTCTATTCTTCGAAGGAGTAAGAATACAACTGGGTGTAAGTAGAATAAGCAATTATACTCGGTAATTACATTCGATATTATCCGGGAACATCGTAATACACGATTGGAGTTATTCATTTTGAtgtttcaacgttgggaattTTTTAGTCCAACTCTTGTTGAGTGATCCTGCCCCTCTTTCCCCCAACAAACCAGTAATATGATCATTATCATTAATACTTGCAATCTTTTATTGATAGCAGATTATCTAAGAAAATGTTGCCTCACAGATCAAAGCCCCGATCCCCCTTTTTATTTCCGAAAACGCAATTCCAAGAAAATCACGCGAGTTCCTCGTTGGCTACCCCTTCTCATGTGGAAACCCACCGGTGATTTTGCATCGCGCAGGATACACTCCAACGGAGGGGAGAAAAGTTCGTCCTGAGTTGATAGGGTAGTGGGTCGGTACAGTGGATCGGTCTGTTGGGATGAGAAAGGCGGCGGCACGAGTACAGAAAAGAGGGGTAAAACAAATAGAGTGGGGGGGTTGGAATTGCTGGCGAGGTGGCGCCCTCCCTCATACCTTCGATCGACCCCCTAGTTACGTTCTCTCCCTCACACCCACTTCTTCCCCCTCGGGTTTACTCGGCTACCCCACCGAGAAATGTCCATTTGTCCTAGCAGGGGCCTCCAGTAGTAACTGACACACCAGGCCAGTCACCACTCCGCCAGGTTACTGATACTGGTGATACTCATGTCATTGAAACgttagaatcatttttttttctctgctgAGAATTTTAtctcctaattttttttacccccctCGAAAATATGGTGCATTGCATTGAACACTGAGAAGGACGATTCCCTTGTGAATCACGGACAATTGGTAAATTCAAAGTTCAACATTTActtcataaatattttaaaaatcttgtagggaaaaaaatggtggtaaatgatttttattggccgtgattttttcatttttcttggaATTTTGGAGGCTCACTCGGAAACCCCAATTCCACAATCGATCCTGACGATCGAGTGAATTGACTCGATGTGTGAGTGATGTAGTCCTGCAGGCGAATCATGTATACTCATATATACATGTATACATATTTGATCAGTCTTTGCATTTGGAAATTTGACGTCACTGTTCAGCACCCCTTCGGGGATTCTGCGAGTGATCCAATGTACCtacgataattgaaaaatggaaaagacaTCATCGGTTTGTGGATAATTAAAAGTGAGGAAATTCAGAACACGTGTGTGAATTCATTATGATCAGCAGTTCAGTGCtaattgtttatttgaaaattcgtcACACCGGTGTTACTGTATTATAGTTGAGTTCAACAAGGTTGAAATTTTACAGTGTCCCCTGATCTCTGCTGATTCGTTTCTTCAAAGAAGTGAAACTTGTTCGTAAATCATGATCCATTGCTGCATATCCCCGTTTGAATTCATACGAAGAAGGTCTCTCAATATGTCATTTGAGGTCGTCAATTGTGGCAACGAAAAGTTATCTTCCCAACGAAAATTATCCTGAAAGACAGCCTCACCTCACAGataaatttccaaagtaataACGTCATATTTGACTTGAATTAAACTTCGACGATTCACACCAGTGAGTACATAGACTTCACCTTTTACTTTTCTCCGACTGCCTCCTTCGGTTAATTACCTGTTCGAATCCATCCACAGTTCAAACAAGGATGGAACACTAATGTAATGTATTAAACAGTGTTCCATTTTCAATCGTTCTAGATTCTCCAACTTTTCATCTAGTCTATTCAATAGACGAAAAGAGGTCAGGAAAGAGTGAATGCATGACGCACAGACTGCATTAACTATTTCCTCAATCCTTCAAGATAAGATCACCACTCTTCTTTCTAAAAAACAATCGTGTGAACGAGCAGTAGAAAAtgtgctgaaaaaaaaaattgaaaaatgaatgaaaaagtgGTTATCTAGGTTTGGAAAAGTGGCAAGGATCGTGTGCCAAAGATTTCTGGCTTCGAAAAATGACTGGCGCTGGTGCCTTTGGTGTTCTTCACTCGTTAGTTTCTGTGTACGTCACATGCCGTTACCACCCCACCGATCGAGGCTAACTCCTTCCCTTGTGGTTTGTTGCCCTCTCTCTCATGGATTCACATTATGAATGCATGACGCATGATATGTATGTTCCGATCCTCTTCTCCATTCTGTGTAAGGTTCGTAGAATTCTCATCACTTGGGTCCATAGGTGTTCCATCATGTGAATTAATGATTACCAAACATCCAGGCTCTGAACGATATATCCACACAAAGTCCATTCAACTATTCTATTTGTCTCATAACATAGAGAATTGGCAAGATGACTATTGTAAGGTTTACAGGAGGggaattagaaatttttcacgAATCTAACATAGAGCCAGCACGTGTTTCGTCCAGATCTTTACGTTACGATGTGATATAGATGTAAAATAGGTTTTCTTACTATGAGTTCCATCACATCATTAGCAAGCGTTGCGTGGATTGAATTTTAAAGGACTTGCgatgttttttcttcaatagGGATCGTGTCGACAGATGTGTTTCGATCGGAAAGTTAGTCTCACTTTAGTCTAGCCCAATTTCCGGATATGTACAGGATCAGTATTTTTTAGCGGGAATATCTATGTCTTCGAAAGGATCTGGGTTTTACAGAGGGAACGGTTATTTTTTGACATTAAAGAGGATCAAAGTTATGTTAATGAAGGGTTGTTTGTATGTAGTCCTTTAATCAACTCCGAGTCAGTGATTTCGCTGATAACACCGTAGGTGCCCTAACAAAATGTTCATCAGAGTCTCGTAAAGGACGtcctttttttcttcacataaATTATTGATAGTGATATCACATTTCTAATGAGAAATTCTTCCAATTGCACAGAATATCACATTATTTCCGACACCGGGGTAATCACAAGGCGGCTTCAACCTACATTCACGGTTTCATTCTCCAGCTTATTTTCTAAATTGATGTGTCGAGCTtaagaaattcaaatttcactCTTCCAATTATCATAATGAGATTTTCAACTCGTCTCAAAATTCTCAATGACGTTTACAATGTACGATGTGGATAATTGGAGTGCAAGACAATCGTATAACTCCATGCTGCTTtgtaaaaatcattatcaCCCTGCAAGAGGGTACGTAAGGACAGGAGAAGAAGAAATCAACGAACagaactagaaaaaaaaaatacacgcaACGTCTTCAAGACCTTCACCGGTCGACCCTCGTCCAAAAATAGATGATATTCGCTTCGGCGGCTTACACGAGCTTCCTCGAAAATTACCATCGTGTATACCTATCCAACGGATCGTAGACATTCTTAACCTCTCGCAATTCTCCTGTCCCTTTGTCCTCATCACAACCAGGAGGAAACAGTGGATTGCCGTCGCGCCCTGAATTAGGTTTCCACCATCTACGATCAAAAGACCACAATGTGCATCCGTATCTCCAGTGTATCGAGACAATAAGATGGccattcatttccatttcagTTTCCCCATTCAATATCGCCAGCTTCATTTGCCATTGTCTATGTGGCTAATATCAGATCATTGGCATTCATTGGCTCGATGATACGAGTGAAGGAGGTAGGGCAGTAGCATCTTCGGTTGGTcctttttttggtttttaaaatattgaggAGTTATTCCCGATAACttctaatttttcatgtttttgtcaatttcagacggacatgaaaaaatataccgTCTCAATATTTTGTCATTATCCAATGACAAACACATTGTCATAATCCTGCGTCTGTTCTTCtgaatttttggtaaaattttTAGAAGTTTTTACAAATGTTCGCTGAGGAAGTAGGAAATTCTTGCTGGGCGATGGACCTTCCGCAgccattgaataataataacttgAGAAACggtatattttttcacgtgaattttatttcgattGCATAACGCGATAAAAAAAGATGGCGGTCATTTTGCATCTCTAACTTCTCGCAATTGCAATCTTTACTAAAAATTGCAGGGTTTTTCAATCCAAATGTCTCTTCATATATATCTCTCTATCTCCTTCTACTGTATATGGGTAACAATGTCTTTATATACATCTCATTTACCGGTCAATACTACATTTTGCCTCCCACCCATCGTTTGTTCTCCTTCCAATCTCCTCATTGTTCCACAATTGGAGATGTAATTCCTTGTCAACAATATCAAAGACATCGCAACACTCCCCACGCATACATGAACAAAAAGCAGTCCCTAGACACCGTAGATAAAGACTCGGTATTTTTGTTTCCAGAAATTCCCTTGTCGAGAAATGTGAACCAAGGAGAAGAAGACAGAGTACACAGGACCTAGATAAATAACCATTGATAAATACTTGGAAGAGATGTCCTCCGTGAGTTCGAGTAGTGCAGAAGAGGAGGACTCTGAGAATGTTGATGGAAATAGCAGGTGGTGCACTGTCAACGATAGTCAGTCAATCAGATATTTACAATTGGAAAGATTGTGGTTAAGGAGCCACAGTGCTCTTTGTAACACTAAATCAATCAAtgacaataattattttggaagAAAATAGTGTCAACGGTTGAATCTATTCACGTTATTATATCCTGAGTAAATTATCGCGTGCAGCAATGTGTCATGCGATAGTAAACAAGTGAAACACGCACATCAATGATGAGGTGACAATGGAAAGTGGTTGTTGTTTCGATTTTTAAGGATGAAAGGACAATATATGTGTtaatttattagtttttattttgatcGATGTTACAAAAAACGGAGATAAGTGGGGAAAGGATTTTTCGATGAATAGTTGAGTGATACGGATatggaaaattactttttttatattgagaCTTTCGGTGCATTGAAAAAACGAGGGAGATATAAGGGATGGGTTTTGGTCAATGATGAAGACAATCATGGAGGTGATTGTAAAGtaattttgtggaaaattGGTGAATCAAGTAAACGAGGTGTTTAACCAGTGGATGTTTCATTGTTTGTGTAATGTGACGCGCTGGCTAGGATAATGCCATCGTGACAATGCCGCGATGTGACGAGGATTTGGTCCAGTGAGGAAACAGTCGTTATCGAGGAGGGTAGCGCTGTGATTCGGTGCGTTTAATTGCTAAAGAAAATTTGGATGATAATGCCCTGATGATGGACTTGCTTTAATGTCGTTGGTTCTAGGATTCAAAGGAATCGGTGAGTTGTCAGTAGATGCTGACTGGTGGAGGTAGGCTGGCGGACAgcttaaattattaaaagtgTGGAAGGATGCCAGGCGGCCGTAGGGGCCTGGTAGCCCCTCAAAATACCTTCTTGGAGAATATTATAAGACGGAGCAGTAGCCAACGTAAGTCAAGTTATATTAGAACCGAATTCGATGtaaatttgtaaattatttcatcgATATTGTATGAACGGATTCAGTTAAGTTTCTCAGAAAACCTCTTTTGTAGAGTTTTCTCTTGGACTACAAAAGGTTTCTCGTTATTGTCAAGGGAAGTTGATAACGTTAGGGACATATATTTCATGGTATGCGATACTGTGTAATTATCTTGAAACTGTGTGACTTCTAGAAGTTTTGGACAAATTCCACGACTTTTTAGAAACGAAAATTCAGGCAAATACGAGAGTACGCCTCGATCATTTGGATTGTTTAAATACCCCCCGCACACCTAAGAAAGTTCAATCATTTTACACAGGAATAGTTATTCTCCAAAATTTGAGTATTTAATATTTGCTGATTCTCCCGGGGCGAAGCTTAACCAAAGTCGTTCATTGATAATGCACCGTGAATAGCAAATGCTCAGATCTTATCAGTACATTTATCATTAATATGTAAAAATTAGATcttgtcataaaaaaataattgattccaAGCATAAAGTGAACCTGACAATGAGCATCAAAAGGACACATAATGAAGTTCACATAATATATATCACAATCACGTGTCGCGGTTGGCTTTAAAGTCAGTGTATCGATTACGTGGGTGCCTCACGCTATGACAGATTTCCGTTCTATTTATTCTTTGCAATCCCCTTCGACTCTCTTCTACAGATAAAATGAGTGCCAACGGCACTGATAATGCCATTTTAAACAATTCCATATATCCCCATACTCTCTATCGTTCTTTATATTTTTGATATCCACCAGGTCGTGAATGCAATGTGCTGAGGCACTCGACCAAAAACGAGCACAAGCATTAAATCGATTAATAAAAGAATGTTTTTATAAGTCAAGGCCAGTTGCAACTCGTTTCTGGGTTGTTTATGCTATTTACTCTGACGAAATCATTAGCATACTTATTTTAGTGCACAAATAGGAACTAGTTGACTCGAACGCTTGAGAagatttttccatgaatttttccctgaattCGTTCActctatttttcaataaattcaaggATTGGAATCTCCATTACACTaagtgattttttctaatctaTCTGCCCATTGTCAGGATCGTATTTCATAAACATTTTCGAAAGGactaatttcattatttgatTGGTTTTTCCAAACATTTCATTCCAACATAGAATTTGATGTTTTTTCAAGGGAAGGTCATGCCCTCCGAGTAATCATGATAAATGTATTCTCCGTACTGTATAACTAATTaaccattttaaaaaaatattatttacccAGTGGGCATGGTCGATTATGCTATAAATTGAGAGTGTTGGAGTTGCGCACGCGTGTTGTACAATAgcctttttcatttctccgaTGTCCACTTTTGTTTTCTTTGCTTACGCCTCTTAGGAAAGGGGCTCTTTGCACATTGATAACTGAAAGATATTACTATTGAGGATCCTACGACGAGGTTCTAGATACTCACACCAACTGGAAAATTGCACGTCTATTGCATACAGTacagttattatttttttcaacaaatgaGCCATATGTTCCTGACTATTTTGCACATCATTTTTcgtctattgattttttattattgttccATTCTTCTACacaacaaaatgaatttttgctaCCGACTGGAAACATCGTAATCGTTccatttttccactttatAATTTGCTTCAAAACTCCAAATAATGACTTCATCCAATGTTCACGCCTTTATTGAGCCCACACGCACCTGTGATTATTATCAAAGAAGTCTTAAGCTATACTCTATAACAATTGAAAATGTTCTATAGCAAGAATTTAAAGCGAGTTTTCTAATGGAAGTTGTCCGCAACAAATGTGATTGgccaaattatattttcttccTCTCGTCATATCTCGAATAAGCTCTGATTGTTCAAGAACTAGTAACATGCTTCAACCTTCCTAAGACTCAGTAAAAACCCATTTCTCTATTACTTATGCTATTTACTCTAACAAAGTTCTTAGAATTTCTCATCAGTCTAGGATCAGTTGGTCCAAAGGCTTGAGAAGGTACTTGTTCCCCATTTTCCTCGGAGATGCTCATTCTTTTTTCACAAGAGATAGAGCACTGACGAGATTAAGAGGGCCAACGTCCTCCTGCTGGCTGTTTGTAGACACTTCTGAGCTTACTATGAGCTGCTCTTGTCCTCCTCAGTGCCTCGAGCCATTGTTTCCAAGTCTCTCACTTCATCCTTTGCCTCACCTCTTGTCCGAACACTTCTCCTCTGATATTGcgttattatattttatacaGCAATCTCCACttaattattcagtttttaTCGATGGCCGCCTATTGAGGGAGCTCTCGATCAGTCCAAGTATATTGCACTTGAGGGTAATTACCCTCTTGTGATCTTGAGAAAGGTTTGATTTTTTACTGAGGGTATGTTGAAAGAAGCGATAGGTGCTGGTCGATCTTGTGATGAATAGGATGGCTAGCCACAGGAAAGTCTACATGCAATTTTAATCATTGACGTTCTATCTATTTGATGCTACTAGCCGGTGCCTCGGCAGTTTCCGGATAATTTCGGACGCATTCGCCGGGTCATTGGGTCAAATCCACAGGAGAGGCCATTATGTATTTCTCTGTTTATTGTGACCTTAGTCAACTGTTATATCGAGGGGTTATTGGTGGAAATATACAAGTCGCCGGGTGCCACTGAAGGGGTGTGTGCATGATTATCAAGCAGGAATTAATAATTTGAGAGGGGGGGAGCaaggggatttttttaatacccaTAGCTATGACTATGATTATGATATACGAGTAAACAAGTGGGAACCTCTGTTGAAAACCTCCTCAATATTGTTCTGATGAAATTTACTTCCTCGAATCCATTTTGAATATAATATCCACAGACAGGCgacattataattaaaaaaaaatatataatttttatgaattttcaaataaatcacAGTGATGATTGCGCCTGCGTTGGTGAGGTCTCTACGAAGCCGGAGAACCCGGGTTCAAGCTCGGGCACCGGTGGGATTTTTCCGGATTATTTGATTTGCAAGGAAACCGTCCCGAAGGTCCCTCCCCAATTTCCCTGAATATGAAATATGTTATTCACCGTCAAAAGCTACCCTATACGTTATTTTTCGGCGAAAAACACTTCTAGAGGGTGAAACCGAGCCCTAAAGTTTAGGCCTTTCCGGTGGGGTTTGCAACAAAATGTCCGGAATTCCCACATGACAAGTTGCTTTAAGAATAATTGGGCGTAATGGGACAATAGTAAAAATCGCAGGCGATTGGTCCtagtgatttttaaatttataaagGACGCTCTATTTTCTCTCCAACCGTTAGACGACTAATGTAATgcttttaaaatgaaaacgaGTTTGAAAACCCCAACATCAAACGGTTTAAGGTTGTTAAGTATCAGCTATGAAGTTGTTTCGTGTGTATGCCTGTAGTCTTCTAGCTATAACTGTTAACATACAGTTCTCAGAAAACTGTATCGGTCGTTGCACGTTATAGTTATGATTGTGGGCTGCTTTTATTGGTAAATTTCATGTTGCAAGAGAAATTCAGAAGTTTTCCGTCAGATAGCTAACGAGATATCTCCTTCGAAGAGGCTGAAGCTCAGTCTGAttgcattgaaaattatggaacgaaTTCCGATGTAATGCACGAGAAGAGCAGTGATCATTTGTGATTTATTCTTGATAAAGGTACAAGTCAACTATTtacacttgaaaattttccccaaTAAAGTTTAtagacaaaattattaatattaactgATAGAACGTACTCGGGAAATAGAAATTGTGGTGGCAGTTACGTTCTAAAAAAGGTCACGTTGCTCGGTCCATCATTAATATCTTCGTACCTCCATTCGAAGTCTGTACTATCCTTTTCCGAAAACTATTAACAGGCGGTCACCATTACCGCTTATCAGTCCACCACAATGCAAACATTGTTCACTATTACCAGACGGTTcccaacaatatttttaactttCACCTCTACGACTATCATTTCTGTATGTTGTATCTCTTTCCTGTTATATCAACACTTGTTTTCTCTTCC
Coding sequences within it:
- the LOC135162675 gene encoding glutaredoxin-related protein 5, mitochondrial gives rise to the protein MFVKPQTLSLIFRRMSTITKDIENLIKHNKVVVFMKGVPEAPRCGFSNAVVQIFRMHGVKYDAHDVLANEDLRQGVKEFSNWPTIPQVFMNGEFVGGCDILLQMHQNGELIEELKKIGITSALLQEEKNESSNKPDK